A genomic region of Prosthecobacter algae contains the following coding sequences:
- a CDS encoding N-acetylmuramoyl-L-alanine amidase, with amino-acid sequence MDTLPQPHLGPWDLQKIPLVVLDAGHGGHDGGAVAGGTLEKKLALELTLRLREELLALGLRVKMTREADVFLPLEERAAIADQNEADVFVSLHLNTSGSAEVSGIETYYTENKSLSAQRSLQARYGLPGGPIQDQRGGWLAACLQRHACRSTQATDRGIKQRNYAVVSQTQVPAALVECGFLTHEQEAARLKQDNYQKRLTASLAAGIAEFLKIQRGRPQQGLKRMAGQAAPVAEESETAAP; translated from the coding sequence ATGGACACCCTTCCCCAGCCACATCTGGGGCCCTGGGATCTGCAAAAGATCCCCCTCGTCGTGTTGGATGCCGGCCATGGTGGGCATGACGGCGGGGCTGTGGCGGGAGGCACCCTGGAAAAGAAACTGGCCCTGGAGCTGACTCTGCGACTGCGCGAAGAGCTGCTGGCCCTGGGATTGCGCGTCAAAATGACACGTGAGGCCGATGTCTTCCTGCCGCTGGAAGAACGGGCTGCCATCGCCGATCAAAACGAGGCCGACGTGTTCGTGAGCCTGCACCTAAATACCAGCGGCAGTGCCGAAGTCAGCGGCATCGAAACTTACTACACCGAGAACAAGTCGCTTTCAGCCCAGCGGTCTCTCCAGGCCCGCTATGGGCTCCCCGGCGGCCCCATTCAAGATCAGCGCGGCGGGTGGCTGGCAGCCTGCCTACAGCGCCATGCCTGCCGCAGCACCCAGGCGACGGACCGCGGAATCAAGCAGCGCAACTACGCCGTGGTGAGCCAGACCCAGGTGCCCGCCGCCCTGGTGGAATGTGGTTTCCTCACCCATGAACAAGAGGCCGCCCGTCTGAAACAAGACAACTACCAAAAACGCCTCACCGCCTCCCTGGCCGCCGGCATTGCCGAATTTTTGAAAATCCAGCGGGGTCGCCCCCAGCAGGGACTGAAACGGATGGCTGGACAGGCCGCCCCGGTGGCCGAAGAGAGCGAAACGGCAGCCCCCTGA
- a CDS encoding amino acid ABC transporter permease has protein sequence MNASLSQRLLWTLVLAAGASLALYATFATVHYSWNWESAWKYRNQMVWGWMTTLLISVGAMMVSIFVGFTLMIGRRSPILPVRLLCSGVVELLRGSPLLVQLLIGYYIIATAMNVNDPLVVGTILLGCFEGAYLAEIFRGAVESIGATQREAARAVGFSKVQTYRYVIIPQAVRRALPGTTGQLVSLIKDSSLLSVIGIEELVQKVKILNSSSYTALEGYLPLAAAYLIVTMPLSWYASRLERRFAYET, from the coding sequence ATGAACGCCTCGCTCTCCCAACGACTGCTCTGGACCCTGGTCCTGGCCGCCGGAGCATCGCTGGCGCTCTACGCCACTTTTGCCACCGTTCACTACTCCTGGAACTGGGAAAGTGCCTGGAAATACCGCAACCAGATGGTCTGGGGCTGGATGACTACACTGCTCATTTCTGTGGGGGCCATGATGGTGAGTATTTTCGTAGGTTTCACACTGATGATCGGTCGGCGCTCGCCCATCCTGCCAGTCCGCCTGTTGTGCAGCGGTGTGGTGGAATTGCTGCGCGGCTCCCCGCTCCTCGTGCAGCTTTTGATCGGCTACTACATCATTGCCACCGCAATGAATGTGAACGACCCCCTGGTGGTAGGCACCATCCTCTTGGGCTGCTTTGAGGGGGCCTACCTGGCCGAAATTTTCCGGGGGGCCGTCGAGAGCATCGGCGCCACCCAGCGCGAGGCCGCCCGGGCCGTCGGCTTCAGCAAGGTACAGACGTACCGCTACGTCATCATCCCCCAGGCTGTGCGGCGTGCCCTGCCAGGAACGACCGGGCAGCTCGTCTCCCTCATCAAGGACTCCTCCCTGCTGTCCGTCATCGGCATTGAGGAACTGGTGCAGAAGGTCAAAATCCTCAACAGCAGCAGCTACACGGCCCTGGAAGGCTACCTGCCGCTAGCCGCCGCCTACCTTATCGTCACCATGCCGCTGTCCTGGTACGCCAGCCGGCTGGAAAGGAGGTTCGCCTATGAAACTTGA
- the dapB gene encoding 4-hydroxy-tetrahydrodipicolinate reductase, whose product MSEFKLLVTGCKGRMGQAVISAAEAQGVAVGASMDVGDSLSEALPKCSCTIDFSSHHFTKELLAESLRLGKGLVIGTTGHTDEELALIKEASKTIPVVFASNFSVGVNTLFWLTRKAAELLGPDFDLEVVEMHHRMKKDSPSGTARTLVEILAGVRGLDYDTDCRHGRFGDVGARTPKEIGVHALRGGDVVGDHTVVFANLGERVELTHKASSRDTFAGGAVRAARWLADKPAGLYDMQDVLGLK is encoded by the coding sequence ATGAGCGAATTCAAACTTCTTGTGACAGGCTGCAAGGGCCGCATGGGCCAGGCAGTCATCAGTGCAGCGGAGGCCCAGGGCGTGGCTGTCGGGGCATCCATGGATGTGGGTGACTCCCTTTCGGAGGCGCTGCCGAAGTGCTCCTGCACCATTGATTTTTCCTCGCATCATTTCACCAAAGAGTTGCTGGCGGAGTCGCTGCGCCTGGGCAAGGGCCTGGTCATCGGCACCACGGGCCACACGGATGAAGAGCTGGCTTTGATCAAGGAAGCGTCCAAAACCATTCCGGTGGTCTTTGCCTCGAATTTCAGCGTCGGCGTGAACACGCTTTTCTGGCTGACCCGCAAAGCGGCTGAGCTTCTCGGACCGGACTTTGATCTCGAAGTGGTGGAGATGCACCACCGCATGAAGAAGGATTCCCCCAGCGGCACGGCGCGTACCCTGGTGGAGATTCTGGCCGGTGTGCGCGGTCTGGACTATGATACGGACTGCCGCCATGGCCGCTTTGGCGACGTGGGTGCTCGCACTCCCAAGGAGATCGGTGTCCACGCCCTCCGTGGTGGTGATGTCGTCGGGGATCACACCGTCGTTTTCGCCAATCTAGGTGAGCGTGTGGAACTGACCCACAAGGCCAGCAGCCGCGACACCTTTGCCGGTGGCGCTGTGCGTGCGGCCCGCTGGCTGGCGGACAAGCCAGCAGGACTTTATGACATGCAGGATGTGCTGGGGCTGAAGTAA
- a CDS encoding MFS transporter, which translates to MAADSTSPLDRARRKAFRRLLPVLFISYMIAYVDRVNVAVAKLTMMKDMPDFTDAVIGFGSSLFFIGYFLLEVPGTLMVERWSARKWICRIMVTWGMMAGLTAFVRTPVEFYTVRFLLGLAEAGFFPGVIVYLTHWFTSRDRAKALSYFLVATPFAQMLSPISNWVLKYGTTEVMANGETLVHPKLLGLVGWQWVYILWAIPAVVLGIGVLWLLTDRPRQATWLTQEERDALEAELDRERQLKTKGKRMTLMEAFSHPKVLLLCAAYFFITTCSHSMELFMPSVVKDWYAVSRDQFTWLIVLPPLLALCGQLFGGWSSDRFQERRLHACVPIAIGGFAMLLAPLTYGNLFWTMVCLMVTFAGFKTYMPAFWSLPSLFLAEAAAAGSIGLINSVGNLGGAVGPSIIGWIKTNTGSYTSGFYFLGSSMLVASVIVFFLGLGARNPKTTEPT; encoded by the coding sequence ATGGCTGCTGATTCCACCTCCCCACTCGACCGCGCCCGGCGGAAGGCCTTCCGTCGCTTGCTGCCCGTTCTCTTCATCAGCTACATGATCGCCTATGTGGACCGCGTGAATGTGGCGGTGGCGAAGCTGACGATGATGAAGGACATGCCGGACTTCACCGATGCGGTGATCGGCTTTGGCAGCAGCCTGTTTTTCATCGGCTACTTCCTGCTGGAAGTGCCCGGCACTCTGATGGTGGAACGCTGGAGCGCCCGCAAGTGGATTTGCCGCATCATGGTCACCTGGGGGATGATGGCGGGCTTGACCGCCTTTGTCCGCACTCCGGTGGAGTTTTACACCGTGCGCTTTTTGCTCGGGCTGGCCGAGGCGGGTTTCTTCCCAGGCGTCATCGTTTACTTGACGCACTGGTTCACTTCGCGGGATCGGGCCAAGGCGCTGTCCTACTTCCTGGTCGCCACGCCCTTTGCCCAGATGCTCAGCCCCATCTCCAACTGGGTGCTGAAATACGGCACCACGGAGGTCATGGCCAATGGGGAAACGCTGGTGCATCCGAAGCTGCTGGGCCTCGTCGGCTGGCAGTGGGTGTACATTCTGTGGGCCATTCCCGCGGTCGTGCTGGGCATCGGGGTGCTCTGGCTGCTGACGGATCGCCCTCGTCAGGCCACTTGGCTGACGCAGGAGGAGCGCGATGCTCTGGAGGCCGAACTGGATCGCGAGCGCCAGCTCAAGACCAAAGGCAAGCGCATGACCCTGATGGAGGCCTTTTCGCATCCCAAGGTGCTGCTGCTTTGCGCGGCCTATTTCTTCATCACCACCTGTAGCCACAGCATGGAGTTGTTCATGCCCAGCGTGGTGAAGGACTGGTATGCCGTCAGCCGGGATCAGTTCACCTGGCTCATTGTGCTGCCGCCGTTGCTCGCCCTGTGCGGGCAGCTTTTCGGTGGCTGGAGCTCGGACCGATTTCAGGAGCGCCGCCTGCATGCCTGTGTGCCCATTGCCATCGGCGGTTTTGCCATGCTGCTGGCCCCGCTCACGTATGGTAACCTGTTCTGGACGATGGTCTGCCTGATGGTGACCTTCGCCGGATTCAAGACCTACATGCCCGCGTTTTGGTCGTTGCCCAGCCTGTTCCTGGCAGAAGCCGCCGCAGCAGGCAGCATTGGCCTCATCAATTCGGTGGGCAATCTCGGCGGTGCCGTGGGGCCGTCCATCATTGGCTGGATCAAAACGAACACCGGCTCCTACACCAGCGGCTTTTACTTCCTGGGCAGCTCCATGCTGGTGGCCTCGGTCATTGTCTTCTTCCTGGGGCTGGGCGCACGCAATCCGAAGACGACCGAGCCCACCTGA
- the folK gene encoding 2-amino-4-hydroxy-6-hydroxymethyldihydropteridine diphosphokinase, with product MNPVTAFGIALGSNLGDRRDNLERGVGELLQLMPEARLVAGASLYETEPVDCAPGTQAFLNTVIELQAPFSPVEMHAHLVAVEALMGRPAERARNAPRTLDLDLLYAGDYASEDPVLTVPHPRLHMRRFVLQPLVEIRPGLKLPGLSFTIRQAMEALTDDPESVRFVGLWKYHLPA from the coding sequence ATGAATCCCGTCACCGCGTTCGGCATTGCTCTGGGCTCCAATCTAGGAGACCGCCGGGACAATCTGGAACGCGGGGTGGGGGAACTGCTACAGCTCATGCCGGAGGCGCGGCTGGTGGCGGGTGCCTCGCTTTATGAAACGGAGCCTGTGGACTGTGCGCCTGGCACGCAGGCGTTTTTGAACACGGTGATCGAGCTCCAGGCACCTTTCTCGCCGGTTGAAATGCACGCGCATCTGGTGGCGGTGGAAGCTCTCATGGGCAGGCCTGCGGAACGGGCCCGCAATGCCCCGCGCACCTTGGATCTGGATCTGCTGTATGCGGGTGATTATGCCAGTGAAGACCCTGTGCTGACGGTGCCTCATCCGCGCCTGCATATGCGTCGGTTCGTCTTGCAGCCGCTGGTGGAGATCCGCCCTGGCCTGAAACTTCCCGGTCTGTCGTTCACCATTAGGCAGGCCATGGAGGCCCTCACAGACGATCCAGAAAGTGTTCGTTTTGTTGGTCTCTGGAAATATCATCTACCCGCTTGA
- a CDS encoding RNA pyrophosphohydrolase, which yields MSESHAQPIAIPILYRPNVGIILTNERGEIFVAERINIPGAWQFPQGGIDDGEDALTAMYREMAEEIGVTPDKVQLLERRDGYRYAFAKGRLKYGIYGGQDQSYFRCLFLGQDSDVNLAATHQEFSRWRWIRPDEFQMSWVPKFKRAVYRQVFLDFFGLELAPAAG from the coding sequence ATGTCTGAAAGCCACGCCCAGCCCATCGCCATCCCCATTCTTTATCGTCCCAATGTCGGCATCATCCTGACCAACGAACGGGGTGAAATCTTCGTTGCTGAGCGGATTAACATTCCTGGGGCCTGGCAGTTTCCCCAGGGTGGCATTGACGATGGCGAAGATGCCCTCACGGCCATGTATCGGGAAATGGCGGAGGAGATCGGCGTCACGCCTGACAAGGTGCAGTTGCTGGAGCGTCGCGATGGTTATCGTTATGCCTTTGCCAAAGGGCGTCTGAAGTATGGCATCTACGGCGGGCAGGATCAGAGCTACTTCCGCTGCCTCTTCCTGGGCCAGGACAGCGATGTGAACTTGGCGGCCACACATCAGGAGTTCAGCCGCTGGCGCTGGATCCGGCCCGATGAATTTCAAATGTCCTGGGTGCCCAAGTTCAAACGGGCTGTTTACCGCCAGGTGTTCTTGGATTTCTTTGGCCTGGAGTTGGCACCCGCTGCGGGGTGA
- a CDS encoding amino acid ABC transporter ATP-binding protein: protein MKLEARTVVKRYGAFAALDGASFQTGDDARVVALLGPSGGGKSTLLRVLGGLLVPEEGAVLVNGQELPHDEEGTLQVLRQNGFVFQGYNLFPHLTALQNVTLPLTAVHGQAPEAARQRAIELLTRLGLDRHLHKRPAELSGGQQQRAAIARALASRPRLLLLDEPTSALDPVMTGEVLDVIRELAQEGQQIVLATHEISFARLVADWVVFLANGQVVESCPAVKFFDDPASSYAKEYLTALTKYR from the coding sequence ATGAAACTTGAGGCGCGCACGGTGGTGAAACGCTATGGCGCATTTGCCGCCCTGGACGGAGCCAGTTTCCAAACGGGCGACGACGCCCGGGTCGTGGCCCTGCTAGGCCCAAGCGGCGGAGGTAAGTCCACTCTCCTGCGTGTCCTGGGCGGCCTGCTGGTGCCGGAGGAAGGGGCCGTGCTCGTGAACGGGCAGGAGCTGCCTCACGACGAGGAAGGCACCCTACAGGTGCTTCGGCAAAACGGGTTTGTCTTTCAGGGATACAATCTTTTCCCTCATCTCACAGCGCTGCAAAACGTCACTCTGCCGCTAACGGCGGTACACGGCCAAGCCCCTGAGGCCGCCCGGCAGCGGGCCATCGAACTGCTCACCCGTCTGGGTCTGGACCGCCACCTCCACAAACGGCCAGCCGAGCTCTCCGGTGGCCAGCAGCAGCGGGCAGCCATTGCCCGTGCCCTCGCCTCCCGGCCGCGGCTGCTCCTGCTGGATGAGCCCACTTCCGCCCTGGATCCGGTGATGACGGGAGAGGTGCTGGATGTCATCCGCGAACTGGCCCAGGAGGGACAGCAGATCGTCCTGGCCACGCACGAAATCAGTTTCGCCCGTCTCGTCGCAGACTGGGTGGTTTTCCTGGCCAATGGCCAAGTCGTCGAATCCTGTCCCGCTGTTAAGTTTTTTGATGACCCAGCGTCATCCTATGCGAAGGAGTATTTGACGGCTCTCACGAAGTATCGTTGA
- a CDS encoding type III PLP-dependent enzyme: MEADFAIRLAEKFETPFYAYDLGEVQKRTQELRAALPLGARLLHSFKANPLPAVAQQIRLGGASAEITSDGELEAARLAGHDLREALYGGPGKTNHEITSALAAGVRWFSCESWLDLQRLSGAAERAGVDVQILLRVNPAEAPQARLAMTGVESQFGFDESLLLTVDARARLNLPGIKIRGVHVYFGTQVASVEAIAQNTRRALETALRLETALGFVCSVVNAGGGFPWPYANHGPTLDFSGMQAALTAVWQESPLHETAELWFEAGRYLCASSGSLVSRVLDVKPSRTRTFVVLDTGIHHLGGMAGLGRIPRSAVTFQNLSPQGGAEITADIVGPLCTPLDSLARGVKMPSVAPGDLLAVPNVGAYGLTASLIGFLSHPAPIEIAYLHGEVVQVWRWRTGHQQLPQVPSSL, translated from the coding sequence ATGGAGGCCGACTTCGCCATCCGTCTCGCCGAAAAGTTCGAGACTCCCTTCTACGCCTATGATCTGGGCGAGGTGCAGAAGCGCACTCAGGAACTGCGCGCCGCCCTCCCCTTAGGTGCCAGGCTGCTGCATTCCTTCAAGGCCAATCCCCTGCCCGCTGTCGCTCAGCAAATTCGGTTAGGCGGCGCCAGCGCTGAAATCACTTCAGACGGGGAGCTGGAGGCCGCCCGCCTCGCCGGGCATGACCTGCGCGAAGCCCTGTATGGTGGACCTGGCAAAACCAACCATGAAATCACTTCGGCTCTGGCTGCTGGCGTTCGCTGGTTTTCCTGCGAATCCTGGCTGGATCTTCAGCGCCTCTCCGGAGCTGCCGAACGGGCCGGAGTGGATGTGCAGATCCTCCTGCGGGTCAACCCGGCAGAGGCCCCGCAGGCCCGCCTGGCCATGACCGGTGTAGAGAGCCAGTTTGGTTTTGATGAAAGCCTCCTGCTCACTGTAGATGCACGTGCCCGGCTCAACCTACCGGGAATCAAAATTCGCGGTGTGCATGTCTATTTCGGCACCCAGGTGGCCTCCGTCGAAGCCATCGCCCAAAACACCCGGCGGGCCTTGGAGACAGCCCTCCGGCTGGAGACAGCCCTGGGCTTTGTGTGCAGCGTGGTCAATGCCGGGGGCGGCTTTCCCTGGCCCTATGCCAACCACGGCCCCACACTCGATTTCAGCGGCATGCAAGCAGCACTGACCGCCGTCTGGCAGGAGTCTCCCCTGCATGAAACGGCCGAGCTTTGGTTCGAGGCAGGCCGCTACCTTTGCGCCAGCTCCGGCAGCCTGGTTTCCAGGGTGCTGGATGTGAAACCCTCCCGCACTCGCACCTTTGTCGTGCTGGATACCGGCATTCATCACCTGGGCGGCATGGCCGGGCTGGGCCGCATCCCGCGCAGTGCCGTGACCTTTCAAAACCTCAGCCCGCAGGGCGGTGCCGAGATCACGGCAGACATCGTGGGCCCCCTCTGTACGCCGCTGGACAGCCTGGCCAGGGGCGTCAAAATGCCCTCGGTGGCCCCTGGCGATTTGCTTGCGGTCCCCAATGTTGGCGCGTATGGACTCACCGCCAGCTTGATCGGTTTCCTCAGCCATCCTGCCCCCATTGAAATCGCCTACCTCCATGGCGAAGTGGTGCAGGTATGGCGGTGGCGCACCGGCCACCAGCAGCTTCCTCAAGTCCCGAGTTCTCTTTGA
- a CDS encoding class I adenylate-forming enzyme family protein, translated as MPLPPSSPTLPCQWLAQAAECWPENRFFTGSTPLTYSQAQQRVMAIAAWMQAQNIGKGDCILLVLPNREETLLLALAALQQGVVFSILSPQLQPEGLQRIHGQCSPKAVFFEASTQHLRTAITGSRIIEIDQPEWQAALSSPVPALAPVKLDASDLAFLVFTSGSTGTPRGVMLTQGNVAFVCPAILTRLSYAPGDCIGLFLPLAFDYSLYQLFYACLTGACLYIGRPENVGPELPKILAREAITVLPGVPTVFAALIKMQRYRPTALPALRKITNTGDHLPRAYVDQLRQLLPQASIYPMFGLTECKRVSILLPEELDSHADSVGRPLDGTSAFTVDADGHRLSPGEPGELVIQGPHLSPGYWAAPEETAKRFREVSGVRSLFTGDQGSVDAAGYITFHSRSDFVIKHRGTRLSPAEVEEAACTLPHIVAAGCVKDEVKDILCLFLATSQDDLTEAGVLAGLASRLERGKLPDRIFFLPELPRTANQKLDRKALRLLLAHR; from the coding sequence ATGCCCCTGCCGCCGTCTTCCCCCACCCTGCCCTGCCAATGGCTGGCCCAGGCCGCTGAGTGCTGGCCGGAAAACAGGTTTTTCACCGGCAGCACACCTCTCACTTATTCCCAGGCACAGCAGCGCGTGATGGCGATCGCCGCCTGGATGCAGGCCCAGAACATTGGCAAAGGAGATTGTATCCTCCTTGTGCTGCCAAACCGGGAAGAAACATTGCTGCTGGCCCTGGCCGCCTTGCAGCAGGGCGTGGTTTTTTCCATCCTCAGCCCCCAGCTACAGCCCGAAGGTCTGCAACGCATCCACGGCCAATGCTCCCCCAAGGCCGTTTTTTTCGAGGCTTCTACCCAGCATCTCCGCACGGCCATCACGGGCAGCCGCATCATTGAGATAGATCAGCCAGAGTGGCAGGCTGCCCTCTCCAGTCCGGTTCCCGCTCTAGCACCTGTGAAGCTGGATGCTAGCGATCTCGCCTTCCTCGTTTTCACTTCAGGCAGCACCGGCACTCCACGCGGGGTCATGCTCACGCAGGGAAACGTCGCCTTTGTCTGCCCCGCTATCCTCACTCGACTCAGCTATGCGCCCGGTGACTGCATCGGCCTGTTCCTGCCCTTGGCCTTTGACTACAGCCTTTATCAGCTCTTTTACGCCTGCCTCACCGGGGCCTGTTTGTACATTGGGCGACCAGAAAATGTGGGGCCAGAGCTGCCCAAGATTCTCGCCCGCGAAGCCATCACCGTGCTGCCCGGAGTGCCGACGGTGTTTGCGGCCCTGATCAAAATGCAGCGCTACCGCCCCACCGCCCTGCCCGCCTTGCGAAAGATCACCAACACCGGCGACCACCTGCCACGCGCCTATGTAGACCAGCTCCGCCAACTGCTGCCACAGGCAAGCATCTACCCCATGTTCGGCCTCACCGAGTGCAAGCGGGTCTCCATCCTGCTGCCGGAGGAACTGGACTCACACGCTGACAGCGTCGGTCGCCCGCTGGATGGCACCAGCGCCTTCACGGTGGATGCGGATGGCCACCGCCTGTCCCCTGGAGAGCCGGGCGAACTCGTCATCCAGGGCCCCCATCTTTCCCCTGGCTACTGGGCAGCCCCGGAGGAGACCGCGAAACGCTTTCGTGAAGTTTCAGGCGTGCGCAGCCTCTTCACGGGAGACCAGGGCAGCGTGGATGCGGCGGGCTACATCACCTTTCATTCGCGGAGCGATTTTGTCATCAAGCACCGCGGCACACGCCTCAGCCCTGCCGAGGTGGAGGAAGCCGCTTGCACGCTCCCCCACATTGTGGCCGCAGGCTGCGTGAAAGATGAAGTGAAAGACATCCTCTGTCTCTTCCTCGCCACCTCTCAGGATGACCTCACCGAAGCCGGCGTCCTCGCTGGCCTCGCCAGCCGTCTGGAGCGCGGCAAGCTACCTGACCGCATTTTCTTCCTCCCCGAGCTGCCGCGCACGGCTAACCAAAAACTCGACCGCAAGGCCCTGCGCCTTTTGCTGGCCCATCGCTGA
- a CDS encoding DUF1501 domain-containing protein: protein MSPDFLHVSRRQFFSQLGMGLGSVALSSLLARDLPAAAGGGIAPIGPHFAPKAKQVIYLHMIGAPSQLDLFDYKPVLQKHDGQKCPDELLKGKRFAFIGGEMTLAGSPYTFKKHGQSGQEMSELLPHLAGVADEICLLKGMHTHEINHAPAQMFLHSGFGQGGRPSMGAWVTYGLGSGNRDLPSYVVLLSGPPGGAGTALWGTGFLPSVHQGVQFRSTGEPVLYLNNPEGHSRADRRQVLDAVRSLNERQLGLVGDPEISTRISQYEMAYRMQASVPELMDISQEDPATLDMYGAQPGKASFANNCLLARRLVERGVRMVQLYDSDWDHHGGLDKRLRAKTKDVDQGMAALVRDLKQRGLLEETLVVWGSEFGRTPLRQGADGNGTKTAVGRDHHKDAYTMWMAGGGVKGGITHGLTDEMGFNVIEGGVHTHDLNATLLHLLGLDHERLTFRYQGRDFRLTDVHGEVVKGILA from the coding sequence ATGTCGCCAGACTTTCTCCATGTCTCCCGCCGCCAGTTCTTTTCCCAGTTGGGAATGGGCCTGGGGTCTGTGGCGTTGAGTTCGCTGCTGGCGCGGGACCTGCCCGCTGCCGCAGGTGGTGGGATCGCCCCTATCGGCCCGCATTTTGCCCCGAAGGCGAAGCAGGTCATCTACCTGCACATGATCGGTGCCCCATCGCAGTTGGACCTGTTCGACTACAAGCCGGTGCTGCAGAAACATGATGGCCAGAAATGCCCAGACGAACTGCTGAAGGGAAAACGTTTTGCCTTCATCGGCGGTGAGATGACGCTGGCGGGATCTCCCTACACCTTCAAAAAACATGGCCAGAGCGGGCAGGAGATGTCGGAACTGCTGCCGCATCTGGCGGGCGTGGCGGATGAGATCTGCCTGCTGAAAGGCATGCACACACATGAGATCAACCACGCTCCGGCGCAGATGTTTCTGCACAGCGGATTTGGCCAGGGCGGGCGGCCCAGCATGGGGGCCTGGGTGACTTATGGCCTGGGCAGTGGCAACCGGGATCTGCCTTCTTATGTGGTGCTGCTTTCAGGCCCGCCGGGAGGGGCAGGGACCGCGCTGTGGGGGACGGGCTTTCTGCCCAGCGTGCATCAGGGGGTACAGTTCCGCAGCACGGGGGAGCCCGTGCTGTATTTAAACAACCCGGAAGGGCACAGCCGTGCAGACCGGCGGCAGGTGCTGGATGCCGTGCGGAGTCTCAATGAACGGCAGCTCGGCCTAGTGGGAGATCCCGAAATCAGCACCCGCATCAGCCAATATGAAATGGCGTATCGGATGCAGGCCAGTGTGCCGGAACTGATGGATATTTCCCAGGAGGATCCGGCCACGCTGGACATGTACGGGGCGCAGCCTGGCAAGGCATCCTTTGCCAACAATTGCCTGCTCGCCCGACGTCTGGTGGAACGCGGGGTGCGCATGGTCCAGCTTTATGATTCGGACTGGGATCATCATGGGGGCCTCGATAAACGCCTGAGGGCCAAGACTAAGGATGTGGACCAGGGGATGGCCGCCCTGGTACGTGATCTGAAACAGCGCGGTTTGCTGGAGGAGACACTGGTGGTCTGGGGCAGCGAATTCGGGCGCACGCCGCTGCGCCAGGGGGCCGATGGCAACGGCACGAAAACGGCTGTCGGGCGCGATCATCACAAAGACGCTTACACCATGTGGATGGCCGGTGGCGGGGTGAAAGGAGGGATCACCCATGGCCTGACGGATGAGATGGGTTTCAATGTCATTGAAGGCGGGGTCCATACCCACGACCTCAATGCCACCCTGCTGCACTTGCTGGGGCTGGATCATGAGCGTCTCACCTTCCGTTACCAGGGGCGTGACTTCCGTCTGACTGACGTGCATGGGGAAGTTGTGAAAGGCATCCTGGCGTAA
- a CDS encoding acyl carrier protein, giving the protein MSDTVPRLLALLRPHLRMLAADAPIHLDDDLGKLGLDSLESIDVLMEIESEFGVAIPDDQITVDTLATAGNLLQAIESQMAAA; this is encoded by the coding sequence ATGTCCGACACCGTTCCACGCCTGCTTGCCCTGCTCCGCCCCCATCTGCGCATGCTCGCTGCAGACGCCCCCATCCACCTGGATGATGACCTCGGCAAACTCGGGCTCGACTCCCTGGAGTCCATTGATGTGCTGATGGAAATCGAAAGCGAATTTGGCGTGGCCATTCCTGATGACCAGATCACGGTGGATACCCTCGCCACCGCAGGCAACCTGCTCCAGGCCATCGAATCCCAAATGGCTGCGGCCTAG
- a CDS encoding AMP-binding protein, translating to MLARSESSMGLFPWQDPSKKGPFHLSAFLADAAERTPQTTLTVDGMEFTCEQAWMSVLRIATWLQQNGVSRGDKVITVLRHSSDLHLITLAVAHIGAVVSVISPQIRGEAFKAILEEAQPVCLFLEKTSHHLKAVADNILTVWMGEGLNGGGWDEADFSEVMSTRPAWGMRFPGKSEDPAFLVFANSPKGGHQHGVLLSHENVRTMLSAQPQKGTGFLSLFEDSEGPSSDIAALEA from the coding sequence ATGCTTGCTCGTTCAGAATCATCTATGGGACTTTTCCCATGGCAAGATCCTTCGAAAAAAGGACCCTTCCATCTCAGTGCCTTTTTAGCCGACGCTGCTGAGCGCACGCCCCAGACAACATTGACCGTGGATGGCATGGAATTCACCTGCGAGCAGGCCTGGATGAGCGTCCTTCGCATCGCAACCTGGTTGCAGCAGAACGGCGTTTCACGTGGGGACAAAGTCATTACCGTCCTCCGTCACAGTTCGGACCTGCACCTCATCACCCTCGCGGTGGCCCACATCGGTGCTGTGGTTTCTGTGATTTCTCCCCAAATACGCGGCGAAGCTTTCAAGGCCATCTTGGAAGAAGCCCAACCTGTGTGCCTATTCCTGGAAAAAACCAGCCATCACCTCAAGGCCGTGGCGGACAACATCCTCACCGTCTGGATGGGTGAAGGCCTGAACGGCGGCGGCTGGGATGAAGCCGACTTTAGCGAAGTGATGAGCACCCGCCCGGCCTGGGGCATGCGTTTTCCTGGCAAGTCGGAAGATCCGGCTTTTCTCGTCTTCGCCAACAGCCCGAAAGGCGGCCACCAGCATGGCGTGCTGCTGTCTCATGAAAATGTGCGGACCATGCTTTCAGCCCAACCGCAAAAGGGAACTGGATTTTTGTCCCTCTTTGAAGACTCCGAGGGCCCGTCTTCGGACATCGCCGCGCTGGAGGCCTGA